In Bradysia coprophila strain Holo2 unplaced genomic scaffold, BU_Bcop_v1 contig_410, whole genome shotgun sequence, one DNA window encodes the following:
- the LOC119082256 gene encoding annexin B9-like encodes WANIFGTKRNATIPTVVPAVPFNPAHTCELLKLSMQGIGRDSETILKILATHTYNQRYEIAATYKTLYNQDLVQKLFTEYDGHILDVIQYLFWPTEKMYAREYHDAMQGLGTNERALIEMSASLEGHELRRVNGAYIGMYEKTLESDIKGDTSGFFRDLLVELIKGREADNSPNSVELPRYTVATLNRLGHGQWSNNKDTIRDIFCKKSFYELSEILVEYERQNGHKIEEDIESEFSGDVKKTLLAIGK; translated from the coding sequence AATGGGCCAACATATTCGGTACAAAGAGGAACGCAACCATACCAACAGTGGTACCAGCAGTGCCCTTTAACCCCGCACACACCTGCGAACTACTGAAATTAAGTATGCAAGGAATCGGGCGAGATTCTGAGACCATATTGAAAATTCTTGCTACTCACACGTACAATCAACGGTATGAAATCGCTGCTACGTATAAAACGTTGTACAACCAAGACTTggttcaaaaattatttactgaATACGATGGCCACATCCTCGATGTCATTCAGTATCTATTCTGGCCCACCGAGAAAATGTATGCACGAGAGTATCACGATGCTATGCAGGGTTTGGGTACTAATGAACGCGCTCTGATTGAAATGAGTGCGAGTTTAGAAGGACACGAGTTACGCAGAGTCAATGGTGCATACATTGGGATGTATGAAAAGACGTTGGAAAGCGACATAAAAGGCGATACAAGCGGCTTTTTCCGAGATCTTTTAGTGGAATTGATAAAGGGACGTGAGGCAGACAACAGTCCGAATTCGGTGGAATTGCCGCGATATACAGTCGCAACACTGAATAGATTAGGTCACGGCCAATGGTCTAATAACAAAGATACCATTCGTGACATTTTCTGTAAGAAGTCGTTCTATGAACTGTCTGAAATACTTGTTGAGTATGAACGTCAGAACGGACATAAGATTGAAGAAGATATTGAAAGTGAATTCAGTGGTGATGTTAAGAAAACATTGCTAGCCATTGGTAAGTaa